The genomic window AGGCCGTGAAGGGCGTCGAGATCGGCGACGGCTTCGACAACGCGCTTAAATTCGGCAGCCAGGTCCACGACCCCATCTATTACGACGCGGCGAAGCGGGCCTTCACCCGTTCCAGCAACCGCGCGGGCGGGATGGAGGGCAGCATGACGACGGGCCTGCCCCTGGTCGTGCGCGGGGCGCTCAAGCCCATCTCGACGCTCTACGAGCCGCTGCACTCGGTCGACATCGAGACCAAGCAGGAATTCGAGGCCAGCGTCGAGCGCTCCGACACCTGCGCGATCGCGGCGGCGGCGGTGATCGGCGAGGCGGCGGTGGCGATCACCCTGGCGGACGCGTTTTTGGAGAAATTCGGCGGCGATTCGCTGCGGGAGATCCGCAGGAATTACGACGGGTACCTCGAGCAGGTCCGGCAATATTAATTCGAATTTCAGGCACCGGTATTGTCGCAGCCGCTGTAGGGGCCGTTCGCGAACGGCCCCTACGGACGCCGCGACGATCATTTGGGTGTAATAAACCGCGATATATGTCCCTCCCCTCACGCATCATCCTCAGCGGCTTCATGGGTACCGGCAAGACCACCGTCGGCAAGTTGCTCGCCCGCAAGCTTAACTACGACTTCATCGACACCGACGACCTGGTGGTCTCGCTCAGTCAGAAGCCCATCGCGCGGATCTTCGCGGAAGAGGGCGAAGAGATGTTCCGCCGCTGGGAGAGCATGGCCATCGACCAGGCCCTGGCCCGCGAGGCGACGGTGATCGCGGTGGGCGGCGGCGCGGTCTGCTTCCGCGACAACCTCGACAAGATCCGCAAGAACGGGCAACTCGTCCTGCTCAAGGCACAGATTCCGACGCTGCTCAAGCGCCTGAGAGCCGACGATTCCCGGCCCCTGCTGCAAGGCGAGGACAAGGAGGGACAGATCCGCGAAATTCTCGCCAAGCGCGCCCCCGCCTACAGCCGCATCTCGCTGCAGATCCCGACCGACAATCAAAGCCCGGAAGCGGTCGTCGAGGAGATTCTCAAGGTGTTGCCCCTGGAAAGCCGCGCCCTGCGCGTCGAGCTGGGCGAGCGGAGCTACCCGCTTTATTTCCAGAAAAACGGGATCGAAAGCCTCAACCTGCTTTTGCAACGCCATTGCCCCGCCGAGCGCGTGGTCCTGGTCACCAACTCCGTCGTCCAACGCCTCCACGGCGCCAAGATCGCCCGGCACCTGAAGAGGCAGCACGACCTCAAGACGATCGTCCTGCCCGACGGGGAAAGCTTCAAGACCCTCAAGACCGTCGCCTCGGTCTATGCCAAGCTGGTCGAGTTCAAGGTCGACCGCAAGACTCCGCTGATCGCCTTGGGTGGCGGCGTGATCGGCGACCTGGTCGGCTTCGCGGCGGCGAGCTTCCTGCGCGGCATCCCCTTCGTCCAGATCCCCACGACGCTGCTCGCCCAGGTCGACAGCTCGATCGGCGGCAAGACCGGGGTCGATCTCCCGCAGGGAAAAAACTTTGTCGGCGCCTTCTACCAGCCGCGCTTCGTCTTGATCGACGAGACCTTCCTCAGGACCTTGAAGCGCCGCGAATTCGTCTGCGGCCTGGCCGAGGTGATCAAGTACGCGGCCATCTTCGACGCCAAGCTCTTTCGCGGCCTGGAGGAGCACATGGACGCCATCCTGAAGGGGAAGGGCGCGGGCCTCGAACCGGTCATCCGCCGCTGCTGCGAGCTGAAGGCCTGGGTCGTCGAGCGCGACGAGAAAGAGACGCTGGGCCTTCGCGCCAAGCTCAATTTCGGCCACACCCTGGGTCACGCGATCGAGAGCCTGACCCGTTACAAGAAATACACCCACGGCGAGGCGATCGCGATGGGGATGGTCTACGCCGCGGGCCGTTCGGTCGAGCGGGCCGGCCTGCCCCCGGCCGACGTCGCGCGCCTGAAGGCCCTGATCGCCCGCGCGGGCCTGCCCACGGAGATGCCGGCCTTCTCCAAGGCGGCCTACCGCAAGGCCCTGATGCAGGACAAAAAAAGGGTGTCTTCCCGGCTGCATTTCGTTTATTTAAACAAGATCGGGAAGTCGGTGGTGATCCCGACGCCTCTCGACGAAATACTGGTATAAGCTATGCCCATCGATTTCGATCCCGTCTTCCATACCGAGACCATGGTGAGGATCCTGCGCGAGCAGGGCAGTACCCAATACGCCATGGAGCTGGCCGAATTGATCCTGCAGAAGAACCCGCAGCACGAGGGCGTCCGCCGCATCCTCGAGGAGCTCCGCGAGGAGGCCCGCCGGGCCTTCGAGCGCTTCAAGAGCGGCGGGCGCAGCCCGGAGGCCTCGGGAACCTCCGCGTCGGAGGAAGATATGGCCGCGGCCGAAGCCGGGGAGTCCGGTTCAGAAAATACGGCGGACGAGACTTCCCCGGGATTGCAGCACGCATCCGTTTCGACGGCCGACCTTCACGCCCTCGGCGCGTCCGTCCCGGCCGCCGCCCGCGAAGGCTTGGACGCCGGCCCGGAGCTTCGGTCCGAGGCTTATGAATTTTCCTCGGAGGCCTCCCCGGTTCAAGAGAACGCTGCCGAGCCGGTCCGCCTGACCCTCGTTCCCCCTCCGCCCCCGCCGACGCGGCGCGAGGCCAAGATCCTCCGCCTCCAGGCCCTGCTGCGCCGGGTCCAGTCGCTAAGGAAGGCCGCCCATGCACCCCAAGCGTAAGATCCTCGTCATCCACGGGCCCAACCTCAACCTGTTGGGGCTGCGCGAGCCCGACGTCTACGGCGCGGTCACCCAGAAGGACATCGACAAGACCCTCAAGGCCATCGCCGAAGAGGAAAACTTGAGCCTCAAGGTCTTCCAGTCCAACAGCGAGGGCGAGCTGGTCGACGCCATCCAAGGCGCGGCGGGGCGCTTCGACGGCATCCTGATCAACCCCGCGGCCTACACCCACACTTCGGTGGCCTTGCGCGACGCGGCTGCGGCGGTCGGCCTGCCCCTGGTCGAAGTCCACCTTTCCAATATCTACAAACGCGAGGAATTCCGGCATCATTCCTATATGGCCCCGGTCGCGGTGGGGCAGGTCTCGGGTTTCGGGGCCTACAGCTACGTGCTGGGCCTCTACGGCCTGATTCAAGAGATCGATAAGCGGGCGGGGGACGTAAGCCCCAAGAGGCGAAAGAAGAAATCGTAGGGGCGAACCTCGTGTTCGTCCCGACGGAAGCAACGTATTTGGCACCAGGCGCGCAGTCCAATGGCAAAAGAAAGCATCTCAAACATCTTTAAAGGGCTCTTCAAAAAATCCGGCCCCGAGGGCGAGCTGAAGGAATTCTTGGCGATGTCCGCCAAGGACCCCACCGACATGCGCCTGAAGATCAAGGTCGGGGAGCTGTATTTCAAGAAGAAAGACATCCGCAACGGCATCGCCTGGTTCCGCGAGGTGGCCGAGCATTATGGCGAGTCGGGATTCCTCCTCAAGGCCATCGCCATCTACAAAAATATCCTCAAGTTCTCCCCTGGCTCGGTCGAGTTCAACGAGAAGCTGGGCGAGCTCTACGCGAAGATGGGGATGCGCGGCGACGCCTCGCAGCAGTTCCAGATCGTC from Deltaproteobacteria bacterium PRO3 includes these protein-coding regions:
- the aroB gene encoding 3-dehydroquinate synthase codes for the protein MSLPSRIILSGFMGTGKTTVGKLLARKLNYDFIDTDDLVVSLSQKPIARIFAEEGEEMFRRWESMAIDQALAREATVIAVGGGAVCFRDNLDKIRKNGQLVLLKAQIPTLLKRLRADDSRPLLQGEDKEGQIREILAKRAPAYSRISLQIPTDNQSPEAVVEEILKVLPLESRALRVELGERSYPLYFQKNGIESLNLLLQRHCPAERVVLVTNSVVQRLHGAKIARHLKRQHDLKTIVLPDGESFKTLKTVASVYAKLVEFKVDRKTPLIALGGGVIGDLVGFAAASFLRGIPFVQIPTTLLAQVDSSIGGKTGVDLPQGKNFVGAFYQPRFVLIDETFLRTLKRREFVCGLAEVIKYAAIFDAKLFRGLEEHMDAILKGKGAGLEPVIRRCCELKAWVVERDEKETLGLRAKLNFGHTLGHAIESLTRYKKYTHGEAIAMGMVYAAGRSVERAGLPPADVARLKALIARAGLPTEMPAFSKAAYRKALMQDKKRVSSRLHFVYLNKIGKSVVIPTPLDEILV
- the aroQ gene encoding type II 3-dehydroquinate dehydratase, which codes for MHPKRKILVIHGPNLNLLGLREPDVYGAVTQKDIDKTLKAIAEEENLSLKVFQSNSEGELVDAIQGAAGRFDGILINPAAYTHTSVALRDAAAAVGLPLVEVHLSNIYKREEFRHHSYMAPVAVGQVSGFGAYSYVLGLYGLIQEIDKRAGDVSPKRRKKKS